Proteins encoded together in one Miscanthus floridulus cultivar M001 chromosome 16, ASM1932011v1, whole genome shotgun sequence window:
- the LOC136510478 gene encoding putative E3 ubiquitin-protein ligase SINA-like 6, whose protein sequence is MTTKSSWEKAADSDDDSDDLVAVDGTSTMTVEDAGAFDCGVCYLPFKPPIFQCIEGHAVCSTCREKLMATGNTRCHVCRVDLGHGYIRSHSLERMVESVRVPCPYAAQGCAARPVYYDRSTHRRTCPYRCPVGPLRQFYPWALVDDVSARYR, encoded by the exons ATGACGACGAAGTCATCATGGGAGAAGGCGGCCGATTCTGACGATGACTCCGACGATCTCGTGGCGGTGGATGGTACGTCGACGATGACGGTGGAGGACGCCGGCGCCTTCGACTGCGGCGTCTGCTACCTCCCCTTCAAGCCCCCCATCTTCCAG TGCATCGAGGGGCACGCCGTGTGTTCGACATGCCGCGAAAAGCTCATGGCCACCGGCAACACAAGGTGCCATGTGTGCCGCGTCGACCTAGGCCATGGCTACATCAGAAGCCACAGCCTGGAGCGCATGGTGGAGTCCGTCCGGGTGCCCTGCCCGTACGCTGCTCAAGGCTGCGCCGCCAGGCCAGTCTACTACGACCGGAGCACCCACCGCCGGACGTGCCCGTACCGCTGCCCTGTTGGGCCGCTGCGGCAGTTCTACCCCTGGGCGCTAGTCGACGATGTGAGCGCAAGATACCGGtaa